ACATTCTTTGATGACTTCTTGGATAAATTAGCAATTGTGGTATTTACCTCTTTAGTGCTTGCACGAAGCCACTTTGGAACTTGATCATACTGTGTCATATCTGCCGCCCAGTCAAGTTCCTCATCCATTTGATCAAAGAGCCCTACTTCTGCTTCTGATCTGGCAATCATCCGGTTAACTTCATGAAGAGAAGGAACATCATGTACAGTGTCTTGGTATCTCTCTTCATCATGCAACAAGGTTTCTAAGGTCAGGCGTCTCTCTTCATGTGTTGTCCTTTGGTCAAAACGACCAGCATTTATAACTTCATCAGCCATGTCAATCTTATATTGTTGGATGTTATTCCGAATGAGGCTCTCAATGGAACCCATATACCGATCCTTCCCAGCAAGGTCATCATCCGAATCAACTGCACCTCCACTCCTGATCTCATCTTCTTTCTGACAGCTTGATATTTTGTCAACCACAGCTTCCATATAAATGACTTTTACCTCCCTAGTCTGCCCAATTCGGTGTGCTCGAGCGACAGCCTGTTCCTCATTTTTTGGGTTTGGATCAGGATCATATATGATGACGGTGTCAGCAGATTGAAGATTCAAACCTCGTCCAGCAGCACGAATGCTGAGCAAGAATATAAAACAATCAGTATCAGGTCTGTTGAAGTCCATAATAGCACTCTCACGATCTTCCAAACTAGTTGTCCCGTCGATTCGTCTGAAAACAAGCCTTCTCCATTGCAAATATTCCTCCATTATGTCGAGCAATTTGGTCATGGTGCTAAATAGCAGTACCCTGTGTCCAGTTCGATGAAGCTTAATTAACACTCTATCCAGAACCCACAATTTCCCGCATGATCTCACAAGAAAATCCTtcgaaaaatcagaaaaatatGGATAGTTTAGCAAAGGATGATTGCATGATTTCCTTAGCTCCATGCATCTGTTATTTAAGGTTTTGTAAACTTTTGGCTGATAATTTGGATTCTTCTGAACCTTGAGCTTTTCATCTTCTGGGTCAACTCTAAGAGTACCAGTAGATTTGATCCAGTCATATATGACACTCTGAATGGAAGACATTCTGCATTTCAGGACAATTGAAACCTGCATTTTTCAAATTACAATCAGTAAAAATCAATGCCCCAAAATGCTGAGATTATTAAAAGGGAATACCTTGGGAGGCAGTGATCCTTCCACATCTTCAACACGACGCCTAAGCATAAATGGCTCTAAAATTTGATGAAGTCTATGGATAACTATCACCTTCTTCTCAGTCTCAAGCCAGTCATCCTCAGCATTGTGTGAGGGACCTTCTTTTTGAAATGGTTGTGAAAACCAATCATGAAAAGCTTTTCTATTATCAAATACTTCTGGGAGCAATAGGTTTAAAAGGGACCATAGTTCTTTAAGATCATTCTGCATACAGAGGGAAAAAAACATAACACATGGAACTTCAATCTAAAAAAGGTAAAAATGAGAAAAGCAGTACAACCCAAATATATTTATCCTCATTCCAGGGGATGGAATCCACATCACTTCTGTAAGGTGTTAGCAAGGTTCATATATCGGTCTGTGTGCTTGACAGCCTCGATACTGGAATATAATTGAAGATAACTAGGATTGGCTATATTGGAATTTTTAGTGCAAAGAAAACACTTTGTCCTGTAACTTGAAGTTCTCGGTAGTTATGAAAGATCAATGAACTAATAAAACTTCTTGAAACCCCATCCATCTCAAAATGATGACTGGTTGGTCTATAACATTGACGTGGAGATTGAGAAGATATAGCAACAGTTCTTAAAGATAGGAAAAAAAAGCAAGAAATCATTGTCAGACTAAGCTGGTGAATGCCTTAACTAcattattttgaaaacattaaaatcaAACAGTCCATTCAGGCACACATTGGACCGGGTATTCTAAATATGTATAGCACCAAGATCGGAAGCAATCATCAATGTCATTCCACAGTCAACAAATGTAAGGAAGAAATCAAGCTCTAATCTTCAGAAGGTCATCCAAACAAATGTTTCAAATACAGCAAGGTTTTTCACTATTAGttatattaaattcaaaatacTTCATTCTTGTCCAATGTCCACAAAAAGGTAATCTCCATAAATGAAGAAGTAAACCTGCAACGGTGTTCCAGTGAGAAGCAAGCGCCTTTGGCAGCGATATCTATCAAGATCACGAGCTAGCACAGACTCTCTGTCCTTCATTCGTTGTGCTTCATCAATTATAATATACTTCCAATCGACTTTTGAAAGTTTTGACCGATCATACATAATGAACTCATAGGTTGTCACGAGGACGTTAAACTTCAAGGCTAGGACTTCCTACATAGCAGATAAACAAATGGAAGTCGATTAAACAGAAGGCATACAATCAAGCTAATTCAAAAAGAACATACAATCGTAGCCTTACTTGAGAAAACAATTTTGCCCTTTGATCTTTTCCACCAACATAAAATATGCAGGAGACAGTCGGAAGCCAATTGTGGAATTCACTCTGGAATTATAACTAAATTAGGTATGTCGAGGAAAACTACTCATAAGCATTTAAATGGAATATCAAAAGCAATACGACCTTCCAGTTCACCAGAACAGCATTCGGAACAATGATTAGATGTGGACCATAGTTTCCTTTAAACTCCATTAAATATGCAATCAAGGACATGACCTGTATAagcaaaaatacaaatgaatTGGATGCCTGCTTACTAAATAATGAGGGAAAAAGAATACAAGATCTCAAACAATCACGCGAGAAATTATGTGCAAAACAAATGTCACCTTCTCTCGAAGGCACTACCACTAGcaccaaatcttttaaaccaacAAACATTAAAGTAACTCACCTGAACAGTCTTCCCAAGACCCATCTCATCagccaaaattccatttaatttgttgttgtataAAGATAACATCCACTGCAAACCGACCTGCATAAATGAGTTTGAGAAGAAAAAACAGATCACTTCCCAATACCGGTTTAAAAGTGAACAGTCAAATCTCATCGATGGATTATATGATTAAGAAAAGGTAACTAACAAGCTGATAGTCACGTAATGTTCCAGCACGTAACATTGAGGGCTGCCTATTGACCCTTTCATTCACAGCATGTGCAAGATTGTAATACCTGATAGACAACAATAGCTTAAAGGCATTACAATGAAGAATAACTACTGTATGATTAATGTTATCTTAGCTTAATTATTCATCATTATGTGGGATTATATTAGATGAAAAAAAGCTAGCAAATCCTTACTTGTTAACGGATGTATTTTCTTTTGGTGTATTCATCTCGGTGAATCGATTCCTTACCAACACTTCTTCTCTAGCACAGGCAGCAGCAGCTCTTACTTCTTCTTCAGAGAGACCCTTCAGTCCAGAAAAAGGCATAAATGACAAAAACAGAAgtataacattttcaaaaaaatggcAAAAGTTAACTCAATTGACAAATCAGTAAATTCAGGGTAACAATAAATTTAGTATATAAGAGtattgaaaaaaagaaaaaaactaataattagACAATTCATACAGGCATACGACCTCAGATTTTTTCTACTGAAAACCAAAGTTAAATTAACCTTTATATAAGAAATATCAATGACAACTTGCATGATTCGAATGAAAAAATGCCAGCATTGACGAGCCAATTTTCATCATGCATGACAGGTTTTAGCATACACTCCGTTGAATgtttgaatattaaattaagAAGATAGAACTCCATAAATAAGTATACtatatgctttattttttaaCCTAATAAAATCGGCACTTCTCATCCTATCCTTCTTCTCCTTTAACTACACAAGAATTTCACCAGACCAACGGATCTGGACTAAACACTCAAAATCATTATTATTTCAAAGCATCTTTGATATTCGACAAGGAACACTGTTCGAAAATGGAAATGAGACCAGATAGAAGGATTTATCCTCTCAAATCCATGCCTTTGGtaataaaaaaatgtcaaaataagCACATCAAGCATCCGAACAGACCATGGCAGCATTAACTTTTAAACAAAATAGTACAAAAATAAGTATACTTCTCATTGAAATCTAAGAGCTAAAAAGGTCATTTAAATTGATTCTTTCAAAATTCAGATGGCAACATTGTGTGTTCTCAGCACTCGACTCACTACTCATAGGTACTACTAGTAAAATCACCAATTCTTGAGCAAAAATCTTTCTTATATCCTTTATTCAAGAAAGACAATTTGACAAGAGCTTCATATACTTGAACAGCATAATACCTAGCCAAAAGCAGTACCAAGGATTCGACACATCCTTCAGAAACAAAGGTTTGTTAATGTGTTCCGTGACCTGTGTGCTACTGGGCATGTGTATGAGGCATATGCACATGCAAGGggttgtgtgtgtgcgtgagagagagagagagagagatattACCTGTGCACGTGCTGCGGCAGCGGCAGAATTGCCTGACTCCTCAACCTCCTGAAGATTTTTAGCCGCTGTAATTTTACTTCCTAATTTGTGAAGATACTCTTCAGTTTGAGTCAGAAATGACGACAGAACAGCATATCTTTCTGCAGCCTCACCGTTAATGTTAGTTTGTTGTTCCAACAACATCTCCCGATATCTTTCCACATCATTATTTTTCAGTGCTTCCATCCTTTTATCACGGCCATCATCTTTCCTCTTAGAAAACTCCCGGAGCATTTTTTCATGATACTTGTGAACTCCTCTATTGCGAGCAATTCGAGCATCACGGATGATCCAGTGTGCCTCAAGAAGCTTTTTGCGCCACTGAAATATGGATTTCAGTTGCTTCTCTCTAACTGCCTTCTGACTAGCCTGAGATTGCCTGTTCAGCTCTTGTCGTTGACGCTCACATAGTCTAACAAATTTCCGATATGGTCTATCAGGCATTGCCATTATCTCTATTTGTTGTTGCTTAATCTCATCCCTCAACCGTGtctgaagatctacaagctgaAGTTTTTTTGATTCAATTTGTAGTCGTATGACAAGATCAGGTTTAAACTTCTTCCTCTCAAAGTTTAGAGCTAGTAATTTTTCAATCTTTCCTATTTTTTCTGCCCTTCTACTTTTCCAAATCTCTCCACCTTCCTCGGAGAAAAGATCTTTAATATCATAAGCCAGAAACAggttattgttattgttaatCATAGATGGCCCAAGTGTGTCGTGTTTCCTGGTAAACACAGGGAAATCAAACAAAGGCCCATGATACTTTCTAGTTGAACCGGTATCCTTAGGTTGAGTTGTGTTGCTTGCTTGAATAGGTTTCTTAACTTGAATTGTTTCTGAAACAACTGGCTGCGAAGCAACTGCTTTACCCCTATCTGCAGTAACATCACTCCTAATAGGAGGTATCTGCGTTCCTGGATCAGTCCCATGTTCCAATTTCCCAGAAGATCCTTCATTCTGATACTCTTCTTTCCCATGAGGAACGACAAATCTTGATCCCTTTGTTTCAGGTGTAGTGCTTTGCACATTAGCAGCCAAAGAAGTTGCCTTGCTATCTCTAAAAACTTCCTCCTTCACTTTACCTGCTCCAGCAGCCAAAGTCACCACCTGAGGCATTTTTTCAGTTGACTCCATAGATTTTGCATGCTCATCTACACACTCTCCAGTTGACCTATCCTTACTAGCAGTCCCAGGAGGGGGAAATACCTGCGGTATCTTTAAATCAAGTGTTGGAGGGGAAATAGCTTGGAGCAATTCACGTGGCAGAGTTGAATCTCCTTTCTGCAGGGCAAAGGAAAAAGGACATGGAATGTTATGTTgtcatgttaaaaaaatttcaacataaaaataagAGAAGAAAATAGCAAGTATTGCAAAATCCTACAGTGGGTAGGCTCAAACTCCCCTAACCTTTAGACGCCTAAATGCAAGTATTTGTGCTTTAAGTACGTGCAGTTGCTGCTTTGTAAAGCCAACATGTGATTGTCGTATCTGGGGAACTGGTTCACCAGCAGGTGTTGACAAATTACCCACCTCCCCATCACCAGATGGAGTTACAGATTGTTGGGGAGATTGATTAGCTTTTCTGGCATACGGGGACTGAGAAGCGTCTGAAATGGATGAAGCTTTTGCAAGCATTAAACTTTCAACTCCTTGGCTTGAATTCCCAGGTGATTGCATGGGATGCGAAGGGGGCATTCCACTTCCAGTAATATTTGGTTGTCTAGGGGTCAGTTGGTTATCTTTAACATGCGCAGTGAACTGCTGCAGAGATAGGTTGCTAGAATTTTCAAACAGAGCAGCACTAGAAGTCACACCTATACTACTAGGCAAAACCTGCCTAACTTTTGAAGATCCAGACTGCCCAGATACATCACTTGAGGAATTAGCATGGGGTGAACTTTCACGCGCAACCTGCATCGAGGTACTGTTAGGTTTTGGAAAAGATGCAGACTGTATATTGATATTGCCTTCATTCACTTTTTGTTGAGCAACCATTCTGGATTGCATTAGTGGAATTAGTTGAGCGATCACATTTGCATTGGCAGGATTAGACAGGTCAATATTGTGCTCGAGTGCCAAAGACTGCAAGGCCTGCATTTGTGCAGCCATAGCCATGGGATTGTTAGTCATGTTCATGATATTTTGCTGGGTCTGAGGCCCCAGCATTGACGCTGATGACATTGTTTGACCAAGACGTGCAGGATAACTAGATCTTGGTTCGCTTGATATGGGCCGCTGATTATGATCTGCCGGTTTCTCACCATGAACAACCTGCTCAGATGATTTTTTGGAGGTGGATGCCAGAGACGAATTCCCAACTTGGATCATATTTGTCATCCGCATATCTTGATCTTTAACAAGAGGACCAGATATCCCTGGTTTTATCTGCTGCTGGGATTGCATCCCTAAGGTTGATTTATGTTGTGCAGCCTGAAAAGCATGTTGCAAGTAAGCATGTTGGAAAGGATTCAACATCTGTTGTTCAGCACCTTGAATCCTATTGTGACCCTGGTCTTGAATATTAGGAGGGGTATGCTGTTGGCCCAGATCAATTTGCTTCCTGGATTGCTGAGGAAATTGCATGGATCCAGATGCCATAACATTTGCTCCAGCAAGGGCCCCATGAATATTGCCAGCTTGGTAGGCTAAAAGGGCATTATTCCCTTCAGTCCTCCTCAGAAATTGCTGCTGCAATGCCTGAGAATCATATTCAGAAAGGAGAAAGGAGTGAGTACTATACACTTGGTTTCAGTAAGAAGTACATAAACGGCAGTAATTACAGCTCAATCATTTATCAGGAAATAATTTGAGAGAAGAGAAGCTACAATCCAACCGGTCAAAAACAAACGCATATGCAGTCGCACAAAATAAAATTGCGAACAGCTTAGCTAAGCAAGGCAGTGCAAAAGATCCATTCACTTTTTCAACTGGTACcaatgaattaattaatacatCTCAGCATCCATCTAACCACAATTGACGTTTCTTCCACATCTTCCGCATGAAATTGCTGTTCTGAAAGGCATAAGAATTTATCGCacaaacaaatataaaaaaaattattcctcTCGTCCCATATATTTaggtttgtgtgtgttttctcACAGATTAAGAAAGTTATTGGAAAAGTAAATTTCAAACAGAAATTCCTGATTTTaccttttatttaataaatgttttaataaaataaaaaaaatttgttggaagTAGTTAATGTATTATTGATGAAAGTAGATTGGTGAAGAATAGACAAAATAATTCTAAATATTGGAAATTGACTATATATCTGAGACGGGTGAAAAAAGAAATGTGGCCTTTCTATTTGGAACAGAGGGAGTAAATGGAAAATGCAATGCAGTAACTTGCATTTAAAGGTTAAGACATTGATAAAAAAAACGAATTAGATATCATTTGGCTCAAATGTTTGTGAGGCAAATCAATTACACCAAGGAAACACTTAAATCGTCGAATAAAAAGTCTACAACTAAACAGACTCTATAATTCCAATATTTCAACATGCCTTTTACCTCTACCTTCTTCCACTTGACCACTTCCAAAGGGCTAAACTTAGTTTTCAGGGACATCAATACATGACTCAGAAGAAATAAAATTTACTGGAAAAAATAATCCCCAAGGAACAGCTATGTGGTAATTCAGAACTTTGACCAAACCAAATGCatgaaaagaaataacaaaTTGATGAGAGCAGAAAAAAATATAGAGCAGCGGCAACAAATGGGTGCCACTTTTGTAAGTCAAAAAGACATGAAACAGCAAATATATTCTAAGATGAAAGGATGGACAAAAAAACCACCCTGAGTTTATCCTAAGAAAAAGTCATGCAAAGATCCAGaaatttttcatcttttttcaataattaatttcactccaaaatcaaatcatatatatCTTTGTCATCTTTGTGCCGTGAATCATCCGTGAAAAAGGTTGATAAACAGCAATGGGTGAAAAGGTCAATTGAGAGGAACTATAACACATTTAAATACCCGACATATTTAGGAGTTAACAATACGCTTACTAATCACTGTCTCAATCACATCACATTATACAAATGTGATAATGCAGGTACATGGAAACGAGTAAAACAATGGGCGAAGGAAAAAATGCAAGTGCAAAATCAAAACAgtcatatttaataattaaaagctGCAAAACAGAATTATACTTGAATAATGGATAAAAATTCAccaaatttgaatctttgttaTTGGATAAAAATAGTCAATATACCTGAATAATTGAGTCCTAATTCACTGCTTACCTTCACAGAATTAATAAATTACCCTGATAATTGCTGATGCTACACGTAAATTTAGCATCAAcacaaaaagaaagaagaaaaaaactaataatgatgaaacaaaaatccaaaaaacTTAATTCTCAAACGCcaagaaaaaaatttacttaTGAATTCCTACCTGTctttgctgctgctgctgctgttgctggTGATCAAATGCTGCAGATGAAGACGAGGATGGCGAAGCAGATGCCGAAGGGGCAGTGCTCCGACCATGTCCGCCGCCGCCTTGCTGGGGCCCACCGCCAGATTGCATGGAATATATTTAACACAACCCCaaacacccaaaaaaaaaaaagcaaaatcaaaatgaacaaaaaaaaaaaccgcaCACAATTGAAGCTATGGTGGAGTCAAGAGTCGTCTTCGCTGCAAGAAATTCAGACCCAACCTGCAAGCAACATTAACAAGCTTTACGAACCCTCAACAATAGAAACATGTCACTAATTGAAATCGCCAATGTAACCTCTAAGAAAAACCCACAAAAATCAACCCTTCGCCAAGCTCTAGATTTCAGTCCACTCTCGATTCCCCCCAAGAATTCACACAAACAGGCATCAGAACATTCCCACAAATTCCTAATTATTACCCGTGAATATAGTTAAAACGCCGTCATTTTCACAAACTCTGACCCGTTTAAAATCCAGAGACCCCATGTCCCACGCACACATATAAAGGCATACGTGCTTAAGCAATTATAAAATAGGATGGGTTTCAAACTTTTTATAGCGAAAAAATAGGGATTCTAGGCTAAAAATGGTGGGACCCAAATACAGATCGAACTGATGGCCGGCGATTCGGCCGAGCCTGTCGGAAGATTGCACTCTCTCTCACTCAGTGTAGGTGTTTGTCTGCGTGCGAAGAATTTTTCACGCAATTTGCTATTTCTGGGGCCGAGGGAGGGTTTATGTGTACAGCAGCGTACTCAATAATTTTTTGGTTATTTGGGTTAAGGGTCCCGACCCGAATATTAAACCGTATTGGAATTGGATTAcgatctttttatttaatttaattttatgatttataataAAACCTAAAATAACCgcttgaaattatgatataattTTGGATTTATCTAAAATGCATATAATGCAGTGtaattagttaattatataaacatacatttttattaatgaaattaatattttattctatAATGTCAAACAATCTGTACGAAATACAATATTTTGTGATCTTTGAACTTTAATATCAAACAtttatattgaaattattttaaaatataaatatattacgttcatgacatatataatattcatGTATTATATTACACTCATAACGCATTAAATAAAGTTCATCGATAGTTGatatattcatttaaaaaatctcacattttatttcaaaagaATGATCTACACACGAACTTGAGTCTtgcttcgttaagaaagctaaAGAAAATGATCAACTTGTTTTGTTTCTGAGTAATTATCATAACAACTAAATTGTTTCACCATGTCTAGCATGGTTTCCTTAGCCATGTCGGTGAAATTATTGATGGCGTCGACGTAAAGTTCATCGCAATGTtcctatttttttcttttttttagagATCGACTTTTTGATACCCGATGCATTAATCGAAAGTGGATTTGTGAGAGACATAGATTCACCGGCACCTTCGATGTTACGGAATATTTCTTCCTAATCAATTTTTTGTGGAAGTGTGTCGTCATTCATGTTTAGTATCCCTTGCACAGCATCGGTAAAGGTCGTCACTTGTTCCTCAGCAACACGATCATTCCCGAAAATCTCACACCAGTCATGATAACATGGCCATGACTTGTAACGCTTGGCACGCACACTTGGATCGCTCTATgtgggaaaaaaataattaaggtACTGCTTACAATAACTATTATCATAGTAACTGAACATTAATGTATTCTTAACTCAAACACACATTGCAGTCAAAATCGGTCAAGAACTGGTCAAACCGTCTATAAACTGGAAAAAAGGTTATTGAACCGATttgtttttcgattttttttgaaaaattaatttttttaaatcttaaatttaatattttgttatatatatatatatatatacacacataattatttggaatttagacttcttaaaaaatattattgaaaagaAACGTGATTTGCATTGCAAGACACAATTccttaaaattgttttttcttttttgataaaattttgCTTAAGAGTTCTACATTTTTAGAATATTGAGTTTCTTAAACTCTATATTTGAtctttaatatttaaaagaatttgttTCATAATGAAAGACTGTTTTTCTTATCTTCTAGAAATCTATTCAATGAATCATATCAAGATCAGCACAAGTCTATATATATTGAAGAATAATTGTTGCACTATATAGAAGCGAGACGAGCGAAATACgagagaaaaaaaagagaaatttttcTAAAGAACTCGCAAATACGAAGCATCGCTGCTTCACTATATTGCTTTGACGTGTTAAAGATATTTGAAGACAATACAGTATAAAGTGTTCATGGAATAATTGTTTTGTTGCTCCAAATTTCGGCCACACAGATTTTCATTCTTgtgttttggttatttttgtATTGATATTTTAGATGCAATTTACTTCCTTGACTTGTTAGTGAAGATAATTTTTCGTTTATTCACTAGAGTTGGTTTATAAACTCGATTTCTTTTCAAGCAATTATTTTGTACTGAGACATTGTACAAGTGTGTTCACTTATGCGTAATTATAtctatgttatttttaattaaattatttatttgtatgttatattattttgttgcaTGTTGTCACGAGGTGTTACAACATCCGATATAACACTTATATATGATATACACAATCCTTACCATTATGTTAAACAAAACAATATCAGAGTCGACTCATGATGTTATTAAGTGAGATTCTGTTATTTTTGTTCAACGGGTAAAATTCAATGGACATGTCATTTGCCAACTCTGCACTATGACCATATGTCATAGATGGATCCAACTATGCTCTTTGAAGAGTCAAAATAAGATTCCATATCAATTTCGTAGATGAAATAGCATAACAACGACTGGACTCCTCCAAAAATATATGATGAAGATGGTGACAGTCTGATCAAACCAAAAAGTAAATGGACAACTGATAAAGTCCAAATTTCGAACTACTCCTTGTGAAGCTCAAGTAGCCGAGTGCCGCTTATTTCTCGAGATGGCAATGCATTCTGGCCGAAAGGGGCGAGTAGGAGAAGCTGAAGCAAGTGCAAGTATTGAAGCAGTTGCAAAAATGGAAGAAGAAGCCGACGGTGAAGAGAAGGAGATACATATGAGCTGACCGATGGAGTTATAGATGAAATTACtccttagtttgtttttatgtttACCTATCTCTATGTCGTTAGTTTTTAGTAATGATGTTTATCAATTGTTAGTGTTCtgattttattgaataaattgCTAAGTGTTCTAGTTTCCCTTGCTACAACACCTCTAACAACATTGCTCTAACAACATCTAATTTAACTTGGTTGAATTCAGGGGGAGACGAGCTTCTAACTCAGGTAGGGGTGTGCAATCGGTCTATTCGGTTATCGACCGAACCGAATAGACCTATAACCGATTTAATCGATTTTATTCTGAATAACCCAACCGATCGAAATATTCATAGAAACTGAATTAACCGAACCGATTTTcaaatcggttatttcggttcgatatttttaaaaaaatatgtgaattttataacacaaa
This sequence is a window from Primulina huaijiensis isolate GDHJ02 chromosome 13, ASM1229523v2, whole genome shotgun sequence. Protein-coding genes within it:
- the LOC140991086 gene encoding ATP-dependent helicase BRM-like, with translation MQSGGGPQQGGGGHGRSTAPSASASPSSSSSAAFDHQQQQQQQQRQALQQQFLRRTEGNNALLAYQAGNIHGALAGANVMASGSMQFPQQSRKQIDLGQQHTPPNIQDQGHNRIQGAEQQMLNPFQHAYLQHAFQAAQHKSTLGMQSQQQIKPGISGPLVKDQDMRMTNMIQVGNSSLASTSKKSSEQVVHGEKPADHNQRPISSEPRSSYPARLGQTMSSASMLGPQTQQNIMNMTNNPMAMAAQMQALQSLALEHNIDLSNPANANVIAQLIPLMQSRMVAQQKVNEGNINIQSASFPKPNSTSMQVARESSPHANSSSDVSGQSGSSKVRQVLPSSIGVTSSAALFENSSNLSLQQFTAHVKDNQLTPRQPNITGSGMPPSHPMQSPGNSSQGVESLMLAKASSISDASQSPYARKANQSPQQSVTPSGDGEVGNLSTPAGEPVPQIRQSHVGFTKQQLHVLKAQILAFRRLKKGDSTLPRELLQAISPPTLDLKIPQVFPPPGTASKDRSTGECVDEHAKSMESTEKMPQVVTLAAGAGKVKEEVFRDSKATSLAANVQSTTPETKGSRFVVPHGKEEYQNEGSSGKLEHGTDPGTQIPPIRSDVTADRGKAVASQPVVSETIQVKKPIQASNTTQPKDTGSTRKYHGPLFDFPVFTRKHDTLGPSMINNNNNLFLAYDIKDLFSEEGGEIWKSRRAEKIGKIEKLLALNFERKKFKPDLVIRLQIESKKLQLVDLQTRLRDEIKQQQIEIMAMPDRPYRKFVRLCERQRQELNRQSQASQKAVREKQLKSIFQWRKKLLEAHWIIRDARIARNRGVHKYHEKMLREFSKRKDDGRDKRMEALKNNDVERYREMLLEQQTNINGEAAERYAVLSSFLTQTEEYLHKLGSKITAAKNLQEVEESGNSAAAAARAQGLSEEEVRAAAACAREEVLVRNRFTEMNTPKENTSVNKYYNLAHAVNERVNRQPSMLRAGTLRDYQLVGLQWMLSLYNNKLNGILADEMGLGKTVQVMSLIAYLMEFKGNYGPHLIIVPNAVLVNWKSEFHNWLPTVSCIFYVGGKDQRAKLFSQEVLALKFNVLVTTYEFIMYDRSKLSKVDWKYIIIDEAQRMKDRESVLARDLDRYRCQRRLLLTGTPLQNDLKELWSLLNLLLPEVFDNRKAFHDWFSQPFQKEGPSHNAEDDWLETEKKVIVIHRLHQILEPFMLRRRVEDVEGSLPPKVSIVLKCRMSSIQSVIYDWIKSTGTLRVDPEDEKLKVQKNPNYQPKVYKTLNNRCMELRKSCNHPLLNYPYFSDFSKDFLVRSCGKLWVLDRVLIKLHRTGHRVLLFSTMTKLLDIMEEYLQWRRLVFRRIDGTTSLEDRESAIMDFNRPDTDCFIFLLSIRAAGRGLNLQSADTVIIYDPDPNPKNEEQAVARAHRIGQTREVKVIYMEAVVDKISSCQKEDEIRSGGAVDSDDDLAGKDRYMGSIESLIRNNIQQYKIDMADEVINAGRFDQRTTHEERRLTLETLLHDEERYQDTVHDVPSLHEVNRMIARSEAEVGLFDQMDEELDWAADMTQYDQVPKWLRASTKEVNTTIANLSKKSSKNVFYGGSTGLDSSDVVHETERKRGRPKRKVPIYTELDDEEEFSEASSEDRNGYSVQEVGEIGDFEDDESTGAPRLNNEQSEEDSPVSADGYQPQIALESIRNNHILDEAGSSGSSSHSQRLLRMVSPSVSSQKFGSLSALDDRSNSRSKKSVDELEEGEIAASGDSHIDHQQSGSWIQDRDEGEDEQVLQPKIKRKRSIRYRPRPADRLEEKYIKKSSLRHVDHAQLQFQVERKYAFQARGEHSHNVGEPNSLKSYKNDSSIKNRRSLPSRKISNIAKLHGSMKSGAEQPRDYIAEQPRENWDNKVMKRPTGSGYKMSAVIQRKCKNVISKLQRRIDKEGHQIIPLLTELWKRIENSNPVGGGAGNNLLDFRRIDLRVDKSEYSGVMELVSDVQLVLKCGLQYYGFSYEVRSEAKKVHDLFFDILKIAFPDTDFREAKNSMSFSGPVSTPASASRQMIASQAKRQKLVKDVDSDNSHFQKPQTRAANLPLEDTKTRSYMTQKEVRLGSSSSRELSQQDNAHPFTHPGDFVICKKKRKDREKSAVKAGNRLAGPLSPTGLGLNRSPSSFSGNKDMGLMQQIGAQQSRAALSPQQGNCGGSAVGWANPVKRMRTDAGKRRPSHL